One genomic window of Panicum hallii strain FIL2 chromosome 6, PHallii_v3.1, whole genome shotgun sequence includes the following:
- the LOC112897513 gene encoding vascular-related unknown protein 1-like isoform X1, whose translation MENSGEDLSSTANHFSSGDGSVATSEESGWTSYIDYFMETQQRQKGEASLAAGALSTEDVGRCRSTSEYSGDCGVGAPTRLPALVEPSVVSRRLSLKEGWRRKKVLYDESLEDTATSPISSPKLIDELRDSDANHQRKGNSCDEISHSKKNTTGDVNGANTTADTKIKEDGAYDNNELRKKGLCLVPVSAFRV comes from the exons ATGGAGAACTCAGGCGAAGACCTCTCTTCCACGGCCAACCACTTCTCCTCCGGTGATGGCAGCGTCGCCACCTCCGAGGAGAGCGGCTGGACGTcgtacatcgactacttcatggAGACACAGCAGCGACAGAAAGGGGAGGCGAGCCTGGCTGCTGGTGCTCTCTCAACTGAAGATGTTGGACGATGCCGTTCTACATCGGAGTACAGTGGTGATTGTGGAGTAGGAGCCCCCACACGGCTGCCGGCGCTCGTCGAGCCGTCGGTGGTGTCGAGAAGGTTGAGCCTCAAGGAGGgttggaggaggaagaaggtccTGTATGATGAGTCCTTAGAGGATACTGCCACATCTCCTATCAGTAGCCCTAAG TTGATTGATGAGTTGAGGGACTCAGATGCCAACCACCAGAGGAAAGGGAATTCCTGTGATGAGATTTCACATTCTAAG AAGAATACAACTGGTGATGTAAATGGAGCAAACACAACAGCAGACACAAAAATCAAAGaagatggtgcatatgacaacaatgagctaaggaagaaagggctttgCTTGGTCCCAGTGTCTGCTTTTCGTGTATAG
- the LOC112897513 gene encoding vascular-related unknown protein 1-like isoform X2, which produces MENSGEDLSSTANHFSSGDGSVATSEESGWTSYIDYFMETQQRQKGEASLAAGALSTEDVGRCRSTSEYSGDCGVGAPTRLPALVEPSVVSRRLSLKEGWRRKKVLYDESLEDTATSPISSPKLIDELRDSDANHQRKGNSCDEISHSKYI; this is translated from the exons ATGGAGAACTCAGGCGAAGACCTCTCTTCCACGGCCAACCACTTCTCCTCCGGTGATGGCAGCGTCGCCACCTCCGAGGAGAGCGGCTGGACGTcgtacatcgactacttcatggAGACACAGCAGCGACAGAAAGGGGAGGCGAGCCTGGCTGCTGGTGCTCTCTCAACTGAAGATGTTGGACGATGCCGTTCTACATCGGAGTACAGTGGTGATTGTGGAGTAGGAGCCCCCACACGGCTGCCGGCGCTCGTCGAGCCGTCGGTGGTGTCGAGAAGGTTGAGCCTCAAGGAGGgttggaggaggaagaaggtccTGTATGATGAGTCCTTAGAGGATACTGCCACATCTCCTATCAGTAGCCCTAAG TTGATTGATGAGTTGAGGGACTCAGATGCCAACCACCAGAGGAAAGGGAATTCCTGTGATGAGATTTCACATTCTAAG TACATCTGA
- the LOC112897028 gene encoding polycomb group protein FIE2, producing MAKLGPGQGLGCEAAEGSLVPSRKREYKPCGKHTEGKRPLYAIGFNFMDARYYDVFATVGGNRVTTYRCLENGSFAVLQAYVDEDKDESFYTLSWARDHVDGSPLLVAAGSNGIIRVINCATEKLAKSFVGHGDSINEIRTQALKPSLIISASKDESVRLWNVHTGICILVFAGAGGHRNEVLSVDFHPSDIERFASCGMDNTVKIWSMKEFWLYVDKSYSWTDLPSKFPTKYVQFPVLIAAVHSNYVDCTRWLGDFILSKSVDNEIVLWEPKTKEQSPGEGSIDILQKYPVPECDIWFIKFSCDFHFNQLAIGNREGKIYVWEVQSSPPVLTARLYNQQCRSPIRQTAVSFDGSTILGAGEDGTIWRWDEVDHASAKN from the exons ATGGCGAAGCTGGGCCCGGGGCAGGGGCTGGGGTGCGAGGCGGCGGAAGGGTCGCTCGTGCCCAGCCGGAAGCGGGAGTACAAGCCCTGCGGCAAGCACACTGAGGGGAAGCGCCCGCTCTACGCCATCGGGTTCAACTTCATGGACGCGCGCTACTACGACGTCTTCGCCACCGTCGGCGGCAACCGT GTGACAACTTACCGCTGCCTTGAGAATGGTAGTTTTGCTGTTCTACAAGCTTACGTTGATGAGGAT AAGGATGAGTCGTTCTACACTCTAAGTTGGGCTCGTGATCATGTTGATGGCTCACCACTGCTGGTGGCAGCAGGAAGCAATGGGATCATTCGGGTCATCAATTGTGCTACGGAGAAGTTAGCTAAG AGCTTTGTTGGCCATGGTGACTCAATAAATGAGATAAGAACTCAAGCATTGAAGCCTTCGCTCATCATTTCTGCAAGCAAG GATGAATCTGTTAGGCTATGGAATGTCCATACAGGGATCTGCATCTTGGTATTTGCTGGAGCTGGAGGTCATCGCAATGAAGTGTTGAGTGTT GACTTCCACCCCAGTGATATTGAGCGTTTTGCAAGTTGTGGCATGGATAACACTGTGAAAATCTGGTCAATGAAAG AATTTTGGCTATATGTTGATAAATCATATTCTTGGACTGACCTTCCATCAAAGTTTCCAACAAAATATGTCCAATTTCCG GTCTTGATTGCTGCAGTACACTCTAACTATGTTGATTGTACAAGATGGCTTGGTGATTTCATTCTGTCGAAG AGTGTTGACAATGAAATTGTGCTTTGGGAACCAAAAACAAAAGAACAGAGTCCTGGAGAG GGAAGCATTGATATTCTTCAGAAGTACCCTGTGCCAGAGTGTGACATCTGGTTTATCAAATTTTCGTGTGATTTTCACTTTAATCAGTTGGCAATAG GAAATCGTGAAGGCAAAATCTATGTGTGGGAAGTGCAGTCCAGCCCTCCTGTCCTAACTGCCCG GCTATATAATCAACAATGCAGATCACCAATAAGGCAGACTGCAGTGTCCTTTGATGGAAG CACAATCCTTGGAGCTGGTGAGGATGGCACCATCTGGAGATGGGATGAAGTGGATCATGCGAGCGCCAAAAACTGA